CATTCGTCAGGCACCAGTTCAGCTTCTGCTAGCTGTTGCTTAACGCGGTCCTGGTCGGCATTAGCTTTGTCGATTTTATTCATTGCAACGATGATAGGTACTTTGGCAGCTTTCGCATGGGCAATGGCTTCTTTGGTTTGTGGCATAACACCGTCGTCGGCTGCAACTACCAGGATAACGATATCTGCGCCTTGGGCACCGCGTGCCCGCATTGCAGTGAAAGCAGCATGGCCAGGCGTGTCTAAAAATGTAATCAGGTGACCATTATGCTCTGCCTGGTATGCACCAATATGCTGGGTGATCCCACCGACTTCGCCCTCGGCTACGTTCGTTTCCCGTACTGCATCGAGCAGGGTGGTCTTTCCATGGTCGACATGCCCGAGGATGGTCACCACTGGAGGTCGTGCTGATAGATTCTGCTCAGCTTCCTTGGCGATAACTTTCCGCCATTGGGGTATCTCACCCAGGTCTTGTTCAGTGACCTTGGGACTCTCAGGGACAGCTTCAAAGCCCATCTCTGATGCCACGATGGCAGCAGTGTCAAAATCAATCGGTTGATTAATACTCGCCATCACTCCATTCGACATCAATGCTTTGATGACATCAATGGGGCTGGTCTGCATGATCTGGGCAAGATCACGCACGGTGATGCTTGATGAAAGCTCTATTTTCTTTGAATTATGGCCGTTCTCGCTCATATGGTACCTCAATTCATCAATTTATTTGACCCTTATGAGCGGGTGAGATGGATCACTCGATCATTATCGGCCCTTAGTCCGCTAATGATGCGGCGTAATTCATTAATCGCTCGCGTTCTTCCTGGGTAAAGCTGACTTTTAAAGCACTGGAGAGTGAACCAGACAAGCCTGCCTCCCAGCATGAACGTAGGTCATGAAGGTATGCGCCCCGACCAGCTAATTTTCCCGTCGGATCGATCACGACACCTCCCGGGCTTTTCACGATGCGAATCATCGATCGTTTCGGCATTACCTGCCTGCACCCAACACAGGTGCGTTGTGGAATATGCCTTCTTCTACCGGTTCTGCGGGGCACATGACCTTCTTATAATCGTCTAGTAAGTCCAATCATCTTCCCAACCGCCGCGTTTTCGCTTTCGCTTTACCACGGTAATATCCCGGTCAGGATCATACTCAACTTCCACGAATTTCTTCTTCTTTTTCTTCTTCTTACCTTTTTTATCAAGATCCTCTTCGTCTTCCTCTTCCTCAGTTTCCGTCTGGACGCCGAGGATTTCTGGACGTAAAGTGAAGATCTCGTTGAAATCGACTACTTTTTCTGGTTCACCTTCGGTTACTTCACCACTCACCGCTGGAACTGGCTCTTCAGCACTGGCAACAGGCTCAGAAATTTCTTCAACTACTTGTGCACCTGCTTCAACAGGTTCAGCAGCCTGAAGCTCTTCAACTTCAGCTGGCTGTTCAGGAACAGCGGCAACTTCAATTTCCGGTAAAGCTTCTTCAACTGCAACTTCAACTTCGGGCTCCGCTGGAGCTTCAGTTACTACCTCGACAACTTCCGGTTCCGGTGCTGGGAAGGAAATCGTGGTCAGTTTTTCCTTGATTTCTTCCATGGCTTTCGGACCGATGCCACTGATCCCCAAGACGGCATCTTCGTCTAATGCCAGCTGGAACATCAAATCTCCGATCGTCTCGTATCCAGACGAACTGAGTAGATCGTAGATACGGTCAGACAAGGCCAGGTCTTCCAGTGACATCGCAAATGCTGCAACCGGTATCTTAGAACGAATATCCTTTCGACGGGCTTCATCCGCCAGCTTTTCTGCAGTCCGACGATGAATCACACCACGCTCAACCCGATCAACGAATTGACTCAAGATTTGATATTCTTCAGGGGTGATGGGTCGCCCTTCCGCCTTCTTAGTCAGGATGACCTCGATCCTGGGGATGTTCTCCACTTCTGTTTCTGCCATGAAAACAAATTCAACGTCGCTTTGCAGCCTGTGAACCGCATCACCCGCAGCTTCTAGCAGGGATTTAATGTCAATTCTCCAGCCCGTCAGCTTGGCTGCCAGGCGAGCATTTTGACCATCGCGTCCAATCGCCAGGCTAAGCTGGTCATCCATCACTACGACTGTAGCGGTTTTCGTGCCTTTGGCGTGTTCATTCAAGTACACACCCGTCACCCTGGCTGGGCTTAGCGCCTTCGCGATGTAAGATGATGGGTCCGTGTCATATTCGATGACATCGATTTTTTCGTCGTTTAATTCGCGCACGATCGCCTGGATACGTACTCCCCGAATGCCAACACAGGCACCCACGGGATCAACTGCGGGTTGTAAAGCAGCTACGGCCACCTTGGAACGTTGCCCGGGTTCCCTGGCAATCGATCGGATTTCCACTAATCCATGGTAAATCTCGGGGACTTCGTTCTCAAGTAGACAGCGCAGGAAATTCCTATGCGAACGCGACAATACAATTTGAGGTCCACGTGGAGTTTGCTTTACCTCTAGCAGCAACGACTGGACACGGTCATGCACTCTGAAATGCTCACCATTTATCTGCTGATTTCGGGGGAGGACGCCTTCCGCTTTCATGTCCAATCCAAGGGTGACTTGCTGCGGGGTGACTGCCTGGACCACACCACTGACGATCTCACCCACCTGCTTGGCGTAATATTTCATCTGTGAATCACGCTCAGCTTCTCGAATGCGTTGTTGGATCACCTGGCGTGCAGTTTGAGCAGCCACGCGTCCAAAATTGTTAGGCGTCGTTTCACAAACGATCATTCCACCCAGTTCAGCATTAGGGTCCAATTTTTGAGCCTGCTCGAGAGTGACCTCTGTGCGGTCATCCTGCACGCTATCAACGATCTCTTTTTCAGCATACACCGTAACTTCGCCAGTCTCAGGGTTGATCTTGGCTTCAACCAGTTGCGCCTGGGAGGCGTTCACTGCCCGGCGGTATGCAGAAACCATCGCTGCTTCGAGGGCTTCCAGGACAACGTTTTTCGGAAGTCCTTTCTCCTCAAGCACCTCATTAAATGCCAACATGAACTCGTTTTTCATTCCTTAATTATCTCCGAACAAAAAAGACAACGGGATTGGCCTTATACGCAAGAAAAGTGGGGGCTGCCCACTTTTCAACGTCGCCACTATCTATACCTCTACTGTCATAATTTTAGCACGGATATTACCGGATTGCAAGGTTACAGGTATCAATTAATTATATATTCATCTATATTTACAACTCCCAGATCGATTTTGCACGTTCTACGACGTACTTCCAGGCAGTATTTTCTCTATATGGACAAGGGTATGGGTCTTCCCAGGCTTTCCCGAGCAAGGCATTGGTCACGGCCAGGCTGCACGCACTGGCAGCCTCCAGGTCATAGCCTCCCTCCAGGAACAGGCTGACTTTCCCTTCACAGTGCAAATCTGCCCAGATGCACAATTTTCTGATCAGTTCCGCATACCCGTTGGCTGTTAATAACAGCTGTCCAAGCGGGTCCAGCCAATGTGGATCGAAACCATAACTGACCAGCAGCATTTGGGGCTGTTTACGCTCAAGCAGCGGCAGGATCAGCTGATCCATTATGGCCTGGAATGCTTCATCACCTGAGCCAGCAGGTAGCGGGAAATTCGCTGTCCATCCTTCGCCATCCTGCTCTCCGATATCCTCCAGCTGGCCAGTTCCTGGATAAAACGGTGATTGGTGGGTT
This genomic interval from Anaerolineales bacterium contains the following:
- a CDS encoding DUF448 domain-containing protein, producing the protein MPRRTGRRRHIPQRTCVGCRQVMPKRSMIRIVKSPGGVVIDPTGKLAGRGAYLHDLRSCWEAGLSGSLSSALKVSFTQEERERLMNYAASLAD